The Pseudomonas sp. FP2309 genome has a window encoding:
- a CDS encoding LON peptidase substrate-binding domain-containing protein encodes MSLALFPLNTVLFPGCTLDLQLFEARYLDMISRCMKKGEGFGVVCILDGKEVGTAPEGYARIGCEALIRDFKQQDNGLLGIRVEGGRRFRVVSAEAQKDQLLVAQVQWLEELPDQPLEEEDADLLALLQALAEHPMVASLDMDAHADGQQALGNQLAYLLPFTEADKVDLLQLNDPQQRLDAIQMLLDELQGELFTQ; translated from the coding sequence ATGAGTCTGGCGTTGTTTCCGCTCAATACCGTGCTGTTCCCAGGCTGCACCCTCGACCTGCAACTGTTCGAGGCGCGCTACTTGGACATGATCAGCCGCTGCATGAAAAAGGGTGAAGGCTTCGGCGTGGTGTGCATCCTCGACGGCAAGGAAGTCGGCACGGCGCCGGAGGGCTACGCGCGGATCGGCTGTGAAGCACTGATTCGCGACTTCAAGCAGCAGGACAACGGCCTGCTTGGCATTCGTGTCGAAGGCGGTCGCCGTTTTCGGGTGGTCAGCGCCGAGGCGCAGAAGGACCAGTTGCTGGTGGCGCAGGTGCAGTGGCTCGAGGAGCTGCCGGACCAGCCGCTGGAAGAGGAGGACGCCGATCTGTTGGCGTTGCTTCAGGCCCTGGCCGAACATCCGATGGTCGCCTCGCTGGACATGGACGCCCACGCCGATGGCCAGCAAGCCTTGGGCAATCAGTTGGCGTACCTGTTGCCCTTCACCGAGGCCGACAAGGTCGACCTGTTGCAACTCAATGACCCGCAGCAGCGGCTGGATGCGATCCAGATGCTGCTCGACGAACTGCAGGGCGAACTCTTTACTCAGTAG
- a CDS encoding LrgB family protein, with translation MIFDWHGAWTAVIHHPLFGIGITLGAYQLVLAGYEKTRWIFLQPVLVSMLLVIGVLLTCGLSYTEYRKSTEIMGILLGPATVALAVPLYLNLRRIRQLFWPIFTTLVIGGVLATGLCVLLGWWFGAEHMMLMTMAPKSVTSPIAMLVAEQIGGVAALAAVFVLITGVVGAMVGPALLSGLGVYSPEARGMALGMTAHAVGTSVALQESEECGAFAALAMSLMGVATAVFLPLAVSVIV, from the coding sequence ATGATCTTCGACTGGCACGGCGCCTGGACGGCCGTCATTCATCACCCGTTGTTCGGTATAGGCATCACCCTCGGCGCTTACCAACTGGTGCTGGCAGGTTACGAGAAGACCCGCTGGATTTTCCTGCAACCGGTACTGGTGTCCATGTTGCTGGTGATCGGCGTATTGCTTACCTGTGGTCTGAGCTACACCGAATACCGCAAGAGCACCGAGATCATGGGCATCCTGCTGGGACCCGCGACGGTGGCCCTGGCGGTACCGCTCTACCTAAATCTGCGGCGCATTCGCCAGTTGTTCTGGCCGATTTTTACTACGCTGGTGATAGGTGGGGTGCTGGCCACCGGCCTGTGCGTGCTGCTGGGTTGGTGGTTTGGCGCCGAACACATGATGTTGATGACCATGGCGCCCAAGTCGGTGACCTCGCCGATTGCCATGCTGGTGGCCGAACAGATTGGCGGTGTTGCGGCGTTGGCGGCGGTGTTCGTGCTGATCACCGGAGTGGTGGGCGCCATGGTGGGTCCGGCTCTGCTCTCTGGGCTTGGGGTGTACAGCCCGGAGGCGCGCGGCATGGCGTTGGGCATGACCGCTCACGCTGTCGGCACCTCGGTGGCCCTGCAGGAAAGCGAAGAGTGCGGTGCCTTTGCGGCGCTGGCGATGAGCTTGATGGGCGTGGCCACGGCGGTGTTCCTGCCGTTGGCTGTGTCGGTCATTGTTTAA
- a CDS encoding CidA/LrgA family protein, with protein sequence MLLRGLTWLVLFQLIGTAINHLLVPVLPGPIIGLLLMLGYLVWRGEVGEPLSLAASSLLRYLPLLLVPPAVGVMVYAKDIAADFWAIVGALVLSLVVAMAFVGVLMQQMVKRKEKDQ encoded by the coding sequence ATGTTGTTACGCGGTCTGACGTGGCTGGTGCTGTTTCAATTGATCGGCACGGCGATCAATCATTTGCTGGTACCGGTGCTGCCGGGGCCGATTATCGGCCTGCTGCTGATGCTGGGCTATCTGGTGTGGCGTGGCGAAGTCGGCGAGCCCCTGAGCCTTGCAGCCAGCAGCCTGTTGCGTTATCTGCCGTTGCTGCTGGTGCCACCGGCAGTGGGGGTGATGGTGTACGCCAAGGATATCGCCGCTGATTTCTGGGCGATTGTTGGCGCACTGGTGCTGTCGCTGGTGGTGGCCATGGCCTTCGTTGGCGTGCTGATGCAGCAGATGGTCAAGCGCAAGGAGAAAGATCAATGA
- a CDS encoding MaoC family dehydratase: MPYVPVAQLNDYVGKELGRSEWLTIDQARINLFAEATGDHQFIHVDPVKAAQTPFGSTIAHGFLSLSLMPKLMEDILIMPEGLKMAVNYGLDSVRFIQPVKVDSKVRLAVTLTDVTEKKPGQWLFKATATLEIEGQEKPAYIAESLSLCFV; encoded by the coding sequence ATGCCGTATGTACCTGTAGCGCAGCTCAACGACTATGTCGGCAAGGAACTGGGACGTTCCGAATGGCTCACCATCGACCAGGCCCGTATCAACCTGTTCGCAGAAGCCACCGGCGATCATCAGTTCATCCACGTTGACCCGGTCAAGGCCGCGCAAACCCCGTTCGGCAGCACCATCGCCCACGGTTTCCTGTCGCTGTCTTTGATGCCCAAATTGATGGAAGACATCCTGATCATGCCCGAAGGCCTGAAAATGGCGGTCAACTACGGCCTGGACAGCGTGCGCTTTATCCAACCGGTGAAGGTCGACTCCAAGGTGCGTCTGGCCGTGACCCTCACCGATGTCACCGAGAAAAAACCCGGGCAATGGCTGTTCAAGGCCACCGCCACCCTGGAGATCGAAGGCCAGGAAAAACCGGCCTACATCGCCGAGTCGCTGTCACTCTGCTTCGTGTAA
- a CDS encoding C13 family peptidase, whose product MRPLAPLALALLLTACGDGESLLPPDARLPDGGRYRGDVVNGLLQGQGRVDYPNGSWYAGEFDKGQWHGQGEWHGSNGEVYKGQFKQGLFDGQGSLTTAGSHYVGGFRNGRRNGEGTLKEGQMTYRGEFKDDQYSGLGRLELADGSQYQGQFAHGKPNGEGQRNDDSGNQFSGHFVNGQLEGNGTFNSADGDIYVGQFKQNQLNGKGRYENADGDVWIGQFKEGSLSGKGELIGVDGSHYVGQFSDWRFTGEGRLNLTDGSFYIGGFDSDNYQGRGTLVLTDGTVQAGTWVNGMRVRDADGKLLPDPLEIGVLAQGRLLDAALAAVPPSTSAVELYTLVLAGDGKQSVFLREADYVSNMLASRFGARGQIRLVNHRDHIADRPLATRESLRRAVQTLSERTGPEDLVFIYLTSHGTHEHELVLDQPRMELADLPADELAAVLSPLKNRDKIVVISACYSGGFIPALKDEHTLIMTASRADRVSFGCSEEADFTYFGDALFAQALNQTDDLQQAFKLAQLHVSEREQADNFEASEPQIWAPKGVITHWQLLRKQQARKALESVSMNSKEAKGN is encoded by the coding sequence ATGCGCCCACTCGCCCCCCTTGCCCTTGCCCTGTTGCTCACCGCTTGCGGAGACGGCGAATCGCTGTTGCCGCCCGATGCGCGCCTGCCCGATGGCGGCCGTTACCGGGGCGATGTGGTCAATGGTTTGCTGCAAGGCCAGGGCCGCGTCGACTACCCCAACGGCAGCTGGTACGCCGGCGAGTTCGACAAGGGCCAATGGCATGGCCAGGGCGAATGGCATGGCAGCAATGGCGAAGTCTATAAAGGCCAGTTCAAGCAGGGCCTGTTTGACGGCCAGGGCAGCCTGACCACGGCGGGCAGCCACTATGTCGGCGGTTTCAGGAACGGCCGGCGCAACGGCGAAGGCACCCTCAAAGAGGGGCAAATGACCTATCGCGGCGAATTCAAGGACGACCAGTACTCGGGCCTGGGGCGCCTGGAGCTGGCCGACGGCAGCCAATACCAGGGCCAGTTCGCCCACGGCAAACCCAACGGCGAAGGCCAGCGCAACGACGACAGCGGCAACCAGTTCAGCGGGCACTTCGTCAATGGCCAACTGGAGGGCAACGGTACCTTCAACAGCGCCGACGGCGACATCTATGTCGGCCAGTTCAAACAGAACCAGCTCAACGGCAAGGGCCGTTATGAAAACGCCGACGGCGACGTGTGGATCGGTCAGTTCAAGGAAGGCTCGCTCAGCGGCAAGGGCGAGTTGATCGGCGTGGATGGCAGCCACTACGTCGGCCAGTTCAGCGACTGGCGCTTCACCGGCGAAGGCCGCCTGAACCTCACGGACGGCAGCTTCTACATCGGTGGCTTCGACAGCGACAACTATCAAGGCCGGGGCACCCTGGTACTCACCGACGGCACCGTGCAGGCCGGCACGTGGGTCAACGGCATGCGCGTGCGTGACGCCGACGGCAAGCTGCTGCCCGACCCACTGGAAATCGGCGTGCTGGCCCAGGGTCGCTTGCTCGATGCCGCACTCGCCGCCGTGCCCCCGTCCACCTCCGCCGTCGAGCTGTACACCCTGGTGCTGGCTGGCGACGGCAAACAAAGCGTGTTCCTGCGCGAGGCCGATTACGTCAGCAATATGCTCGCCTCGCGCTTCGGTGCTCGGGGGCAGATCCGCCTGGTCAACCACCGCGACCATATCGCCGACCGCCCCCTGGCTACCCGTGAAAGCCTGCGCCGCGCCGTGCAAACCCTGTCCGAGCGCACCGGGCCGGAAGACTTGGTGTTTATCTACCTGACCAGCCACGGCACCCACGAACACGAGCTGGTGCTGGACCAACCGCGCATGGAACTGGCCGACTTGCCCGCCGATGAACTGGCGGCGGTGCTCAGCCCATTAAAGAACCGTGACAAGATCGTGGTGATTTCCGCCTGCTACTCCGGCGGTTTCATCCCGGCGCTCAAAGATGAACACACCCTGATCATGACCGCCTCGCGCGCCGACCGCGTGTCCTTCGGTTGCTCCGAGGAAGCCGACTTCACCTACTTCGGCGACGCCCTCTTCGCCCAAGCCCTCAACCAGACCGACGACTTGCAGCAAGCCTTCAAACTGGCGCAGTTGCATGTGAGCGAGCGCGAACAGGCAGACAACTTCGAAGCCTCCGAGCCGCAGATCTGGGCGCCAAAAGGCGTGATCACCCATTGGCAATTATTACGCAAGCAGCAGGCACGAAAGGCGCTCGAAAGCGTCTCAATGAATAGCAAGGAAGCCAAAGGCAACTAA
- a CDS encoding oxidoreductase, with translation MYLTPQHILLAGASGLTGEHLLDRLLNEPTVTRVLAPSRKPLAEHPHLENPVGDPAVFLPQLSGPVDIAFCCLGTTIKKAGSEAAFRAVDLDMVVAFAKRARELGARHLIVISAIGADPKSSVFYNRVKGEMEQALKAQDWPQLTIVRPSLLLGERLEPRLAEQLAGPLSRLIPGKYHGIEVCELARAMWRLALEEQDGVRVVESDELRKLGK, from the coding sequence ATGTATCTGACGCCTCAGCATATTTTGCTTGCCGGAGCCTCTGGCCTCACCGGCGAACACTTGCTCGATCGCCTGCTCAACGAACCCACCGTCACCCGCGTCCTCGCACCCAGCCGTAAACCTTTGGCCGAACACCCGCACCTGGAAAACCCGGTGGGTGACCCAGCGGTGTTTTTGCCGCAGTTGAGCGGCCCTGTGGATATCGCCTTCTGCTGCCTGGGCACCACGATCAAGAAAGCCGGTTCCGAAGCCGCCTTCCGTGCCGTCGACCTGGACATGGTAGTGGCCTTCGCCAAGCGCGCGCGGGAACTGGGTGCGCGGCACCTGATCGTGATCAGCGCGATTGGCGCCGACCCGAAATCCTCGGTGTTCTACAACCGGGTCAAAGGGGAAATGGAACAGGCGTTGAAGGCGCAGGACTGGCCGCAACTGACCATCGTGCGCCCTTCGTTGTTGCTGGGGGAACGCCTGGAACCACGTCTGGCCGAGCAGTTGGCCGGGCCGTTGTCACGCTTGATTCCGGGCAAGTACCACGGCATTGAAGTATGCGAACTGGCCAGGGCCATGTGGCGCCTGGCGCTGGAAGAGCAGGATGGGGTGCGAGTCGTCGAGTCGGATGAGTTGCGCAAGCTCGGCAAGTGA
- a CDS encoding YceK/YidQ family lipoprotein: MNKVLLMVLALHLAGCATARTLDAAQPGAPVVYAGTRLDLYAINGGCCARDRFGAEAPSYPRVDLPASALLDTLLLPLSVLTVLGVGFNATGGL; this comes from the coding sequence ATGAATAAGGTTCTGTTGATGGTATTGGCGTTGCACCTGGCAGGCTGCGCCACCGCCCGCACGTTGGACGCTGCGCAGCCGGGTGCGCCAGTGGTGTATGCCGGCACGCGGCTGGATTTGTATGCGATCAATGGCGGCTGCTGCGCCAGGGACCGTTTCGGTGCCGAGGCGCCCAGTTATCCTCGCGTTGACCTGCCTGCCAGTGCGTTGCTCGACACGTTGTTGTTGCCGTTGTCAGTGTTGACGGTGCTGGGAGTGGGGTTTAACGCCACCGGCGGGCTGTAA
- the ubiX gene encoding flavin prenyltransferase UbiX, translating into MSGPERVTLAMTGASGAPYGLRLLDCLVREDREVHFLISKAAQLVLATETDVALPAKVQMMQAFLTEYTGAAAGQIKVYGKEDWMSPVASGSGAPAAMVVVPCSTGTLSAIATGACNNLIERAADVTLKERRQLILVPREAPYSSIHLEHMLKLSNMGVTILPASPGFYHQPQTIDDLVDFVVARILNLLNIPQDMLPRWGEHHLSSDE; encoded by the coding sequence ATGAGCGGCCCGGAACGCGTCACCCTGGCGATGACCGGCGCCTCGGGCGCGCCCTACGGTCTGCGTCTGCTTGATTGCCTGGTGCGTGAAGACCGCGAAGTGCACTTTTTGATCTCCAAGGCTGCGCAATTGGTGCTGGCCACCGAGACTGATGTGGCGTTGCCGGCCAAGGTGCAGATGATGCAGGCGTTCCTCACCGAGTACACCGGTGCGGCGGCGGGGCAGATCAAGGTCTATGGCAAAGAGGACTGGATGTCGCCGGTGGCCTCGGGCTCCGGTGCGCCGGCGGCGATGGTGGTGGTGCCGTGCTCGACCGGCACCTTGTCGGCGATTGCCACCGGCGCCTGCAATAACCTGATCGAACGCGCAGCGGACGTGACCTTGAAGGAGCGCCGCCAGTTGATCCTGGTGCCGCGCGAGGCGCCGTATTCGAGTATCCATCTGGAGCACATGCTCAAGCTGTCGAACATGGGCGTTACCATCTTGCCTGCGTCGCCAGGCTTCTATCACCAGCCGCAAACCATCGATGACCTGGTGGACTTTGTGGTGGCGCGGATTCTCAACCTGCTGAACATTCCCCAGGACATGCTGCCGCGTTGGGGCGAACACCATTTGAGCAGCGATGAATAA
- the mpl gene encoding UDP-N-acetylmuramate:L-alanyl-gamma-D-glutamyl-meso-diaminopimelate ligase has product MHIHILGICGTFMGSMAVLAKELGHHVTGSDANVYPPMSTQLEAQGIELTQGYDPAQFDPVPDLVVIGNAMSRGNPAVEYVLNKGLPYVSGPQWLADHVLQGRWVLAVAGTHGKTTTSSMLAWVLEHAGMSPGFLIGGVPQNFSVSARLGQTPFFVIEADEYDSAFFDKRSKFVHYRPRTAILNNLEFDHADIFPDLPAIERQFHHLVRTIPSEGLVIHPTTEPALQRVIEMSCWTPVQTTGAGGQWQVNLLSQDGSRFEVLFEGEAQGIVEWDMTGQHNVANALVTLAAARHVGVVPSMGIAALSAFKSVKRRMEKVADVNGITIYDDFAHHPTAIATTLDGLRKRVGDAQVIAIVEPRSNSMKLGAHRDGLPESVNDADQVVWYAPANLGWDLPGVAALCTVPSVVCDSLDGIIEQVKRQAKPGTHVVIMSNGGFGGLHGKLAEALK; this is encoded by the coding sequence ATGCATATTCATATTCTCGGTATCTGCGGCACATTCATGGGCTCGATGGCCGTTCTGGCCAAGGAACTGGGCCATCACGTAACGGGCTCCGATGCCAATGTTTACCCGCCCATGAGCACACAACTGGAGGCTCAGGGCATTGAGCTGACCCAGGGTTACGACCCGGCGCAATTTGACCCGGTCCCGGACCTGGTGGTGATCGGCAACGCCATGTCCCGTGGCAACCCCGCCGTCGAGTACGTCCTTAACAAAGGTCTGCCTTATGTGTCCGGCCCGCAATGGCTGGCCGACCACGTATTGCAAGGTCGCTGGGTACTGGCCGTTGCCGGCACCCATGGCAAAACCACCACCAGCAGCATGCTGGCCTGGGTGCTGGAGCACGCGGGCATGAGCCCGGGTTTCCTGATCGGTGGTGTGCCACAGAATTTTTCGGTCTCCGCGCGCCTGGGGCAGACCCCGTTTTTCGTGATCGAAGCGGATGAATATGACAGCGCCTTCTTCGACAAGCGCTCCAAGTTCGTTCACTACCGCCCGCGTACCGCCATCCTTAATAATCTGGAATTCGATCACGCTGACATCTTTCCCGATCTGCCGGCCATCGAGCGGCAGTTCCACCACTTGGTTCGCACCATCCCGAGTGAAGGCCTGGTGATCCACCCCACCACCGAGCCGGCCTTGCAGCGCGTGATCGAGATGAGCTGCTGGACCCCGGTGCAGACCACCGGTGCCGGCGGGCAGTGGCAGGTCAACTTGCTCAGCCAGGACGGTTCCAGGTTTGAAGTGCTGTTCGAAGGCGAGGCCCAAGGCATTGTCGAATGGGACATGACGGGCCAGCACAACGTCGCCAACGCCTTGGTCACCCTGGCCGCCGCGCGACATGTGGGTGTGGTGCCGTCCATGGGCATCGCCGCGCTGAGTGCGTTCAAAAGCGTGAAGCGGCGTATGGAAAAGGTCGCCGATGTGAATGGGATTACCATCTACGACGACTTTGCCCACCACCCCACCGCCATTGCCACCACGCTGGACGGCCTGCGCAAGCGCGTCGGTGATGCCCAGGTGATCGCGATTGTTGAGCCGCGCTCCAACTCCATGAAACTCGGTGCGCACCGTGATGGTTTGCCCGAAAGCGTCAATGATGCCGATCAGGTGGTGTGGTATGCCCCAGCCAACCTGGGCTGGGACCTGCCGGGCGTTGCCGCGTTGTGCACCGTGCCATCGGTCGTGTGTGACTCCCTTGACGGCATCATCGAGCAGGTCAAGCGTCAGGCCAAGCCGGGGACCCACGTGGTGATCATGAGCAACGGCGGCTTCGGCGGCCTGCACGGCAAACTGGCCGAGGCGCTCAAATGA
- a CDS encoding sigma-54-dependent Fis family transcriptional regulator — translation MHNDHFSRHAQQVLTVARGQDLPQGPGSDPSIARSWLRCLEDYHLDPAQTLAPTVLEHGRLLESRERLQQVLHIAGSEMNSLHQQLSGAGHAVLLTDARGVILNCVTAPSERKIFERAGLWLGADWSEACEGTNGIGTCLVERQSLTIHRDEHFRGRHTGLTCSASPVFDPHGDLLAVLDVSSAREAVSRQSQFHTMALVNLSAKMIESCYFLRHFENHWLLRFHLQAESVGLFSEGLLAFDGEGRICALNQSALNLLGQMRGGLLGQPVEALFECSLDQLLGRASANATASWPLRTRDGRHLFAALRAQARSVPAALTKTPEAPRLPGICLGDPALQSDFRKALRVFERDVPLLINGETGTGKEAFAKAVHQASPRANKAFIALNCAAIPESLIESELFGYRGGSFTGARKEGMQGKLQQADGGTLFLDEIGDMPLALQTRLLRVLEDRLVVPIGGEPQAVNVRIISATHRNLLDRVHSGSFREDLYYRLNGLEIALPALRLRSDKSQLLDFLLSQEAGGQAVTMEPAAREALLGYAWPGNIRQLRTVLRTLVALTDDLLIRLQDLPAMLSPVSAERSAELPLEEAESKALLAMLESRHWQMTHTAQALGISRNTLYRKLRKYGINRRAR, via the coding sequence ATGCACAACGATCATTTCAGTCGCCATGCCCAGCAGGTATTGACTGTCGCCCGTGGGCAAGACCTGCCCCAAGGCCCCGGCAGCGACCCGTCCATCGCCCGTTCCTGGCTTCGCTGCCTTGAGGACTACCACCTCGACCCTGCACAGACCCTGGCGCCCACCGTGCTCGAGCACGGTCGCCTGCTCGAAAGCCGCGAGCGTCTGCAGCAAGTGCTGCACATCGCCGGCAGCGAAATGAACAGCTTGCACCAACAACTCTCCGGCGCCGGCCACGCGGTGCTGCTGACCGATGCGCGCGGAGTGATCCTCAACTGTGTCACCGCGCCGTCCGAGCGCAAGATTTTCGAGCGCGCCGGGCTGTGGCTCGGTGCCGATTGGAGCGAAGCCTGCGAAGGCACCAATGGCATCGGCACCTGCCTTGTGGAGCGCCAGTCCCTGACGATTCATCGCGACGAACACTTCCGTGGCCGGCACACCGGGTTGACCTGCTCGGCCAGCCCGGTGTTCGACCCCCATGGCGACCTGCTGGCGGTGCTGGATGTGTCTTCGGCGCGCGAAGCGGTGTCGCGCCAGAGCCAGTTCCACACTATGGCGCTGGTGAATCTGTCGGCGAAGATGATCGAGAGCTGTTACTTCCTGCGCCATTTTGAAAACCACTGGCTGCTGCGTTTCCATTTGCAGGCTGAGTCGGTGGGGCTGTTCAGCGAAGGGTTGCTGGCATTTGACGGTGAAGGGCGCATCTGTGCGCTCAACCAGAGTGCGCTGAATCTGCTCGGGCAGATGCGCGGCGGTCTGCTGGGCCAGCCGGTGGAGGCCTTGTTCGAGTGTTCCCTGGACCAATTGCTCGGTCGCGCCAGCGCCAATGCCACCGCCAGTTGGCCGTTGCGCACGCGCGATGGCCGGCATCTGTTCGCGGCATTGCGCGCTCAGGCGCGCAGCGTGCCGGCAGCGCTGACCAAAACGCCGGAAGCGCCTCGCCTGCCTGGAATCTGCCTGGGCGATCCCGCCTTGCAAAGTGATTTTCGCAAGGCGCTGCGGGTGTTTGAGCGTGATGTGCCGCTGTTGATCAACGGCGAAACGGGCACCGGTAAAGAGGCGTTTGCCAAGGCGGTCCACCAGGCGAGCCCGCGCGCCAACAAAGCGTTTATCGCACTCAACTGCGCCGCCATCCCCGAAAGCCTGATCGAAAGCGAACTGTTCGGCTATCGCGGCGGCAGCTTCACCGGCGCACGCAAGGAAGGCATGCAGGGCAAGTTGCAGCAGGCCGACGGTGGCACGCTGTTCCTGGACGAGATCGGTGATATGCCGTTGGCTCTGCAAACCCGGCTGTTGAGGGTCCTGGAGGATCGTCTGGTGGTGCCCATCGGCGGCGAGCCCCAGGCGGTGAATGTCAGGATTATCAGCGCGACCCATCGGAATCTGCTTGATCGGGTGCACAGCGGCAGCTTCCGAGAAGATTTGTACTATCGGCTTAATGGCCTGGAGATCGCGTTGCCGGCGCTGCGGTTGCGCAGTGACAAGTCGCAACTGCTGGATTTTCTGTTGTCCCAAGAGGCGGGCGGGCAAGCCGTCACTATGGAGCCTGCGGCGCGTGAGGCCTTACTGGGGTATGCATGGCCGGGCAATATCCGCCAATTGCGCACGGTATTGCGCACGTTGGTCGCGCTGACGGATGACCTGCTTATCCGGTTGCAGGACCTGCCGGCAATGTTATCCCCTGTCTCGGCTGAAAGAAGCGCAGAACTGCCGCTTGAAGAGGCCGAATCCAAGGCACTGCTCGCGATGCTGGAGTCACGCCACTGGCAGATGACACACACCGCACAGGCGCTGGGTATCAGCCGAAATACGCTTTATCGGAAGCTGCGCAAGTACGGAATTAATCGTCGAGCACGGTAA
- a CDS encoding aldehyde dehydrogenase family protein: MRYAHPGTEGAIVSFKAKYGNYIGGEFVAPVDGNYFTNTSPVNGKPIAEFPRSTAKDIDKALDAAHAAADAWGKTSAQDRSLVLLKIADRIEQNLELLAITETWDNGKAVRETLNADIPLAADHFRYFAGCIRAQEGTSAEINEHTASYHFHEPLGVVGQIIPWNFPLLMAAWKLAPALAAGNCIVLKPAEQTPLGINVLMEVIGDLLPPGVLNVVHGFGREAGEALATSKRIAKIAFTGSTPVGSHIMHAAAENIIPSTVELGGKSPNIFFADIMKAEPSFIEKAAEGLVLAFFNQGEVCTCPSRALVEESIYDEFMKVVMKKVEQIKRGDPLDTDTMVGAQASEQQFDKILSYLEIAKGEGAQLLTGGKVEKLTGDMAGGYYIQPTLLKGTNEMRVFQEEIFGPVVSITTFKDEAEALAIANDTEFGLGAGVWTRDINRAYRMGRAIKAGRVWTNCYHLYPAHAAFGGYKKSGVGRETHKMMLDHYQQTKNLLVSYDINPLGFF; the protein is encoded by the coding sequence ATGCGTTACGCACACCCCGGTACTGAAGGCGCGATCGTTTCGTTCAAGGCCAAGTACGGCAACTACATTGGTGGCGAATTCGTTGCGCCCGTCGATGGCAACTATTTCACCAACACCTCGCCGGTCAACGGCAAGCCTATCGCTGAATTCCCGCGCTCCACTGCCAAAGACATCGACAAGGCGCTGGACGCCGCCCACGCCGCCGCTGACGCCTGGGGCAAGACCTCGGCGCAGGACCGCTCGCTGGTGCTGCTGAAAATCGCCGACCGCATCGAACAGAACCTCGAACTGCTGGCCATCACCGAAACCTGGGACAACGGCAAAGCCGTGCGTGAAACCCTCAACGCCGACATCCCGCTGGCCGCCGACCACTTCCGCTACTTCGCCGGCTGCATCCGCGCCCAGGAAGGCACCAGCGCCGAGATCAACGAACACACTGCGTCCTACCACTTCCACGAGCCGCTGGGCGTGGTTGGCCAGATCATCCCGTGGAACTTCCCGCTGCTGATGGCCGCGTGGAAACTCGCCCCGGCCCTGGCCGCCGGTAACTGCATCGTGCTCAAACCGGCCGAGCAGACGCCGCTGGGCATCAACGTGCTGATGGAAGTGATCGGCGACCTCCTGCCGCCAGGCGTGCTGAACGTGGTGCACGGTTTCGGCCGCGAAGCCGGCGAAGCCCTGGCCACCAGCAAACGTATCGCCAAGATCGCGTTCACTGGCTCCACGCCGGTGGGTTCGCACATCATGCACGCGGCGGCCGAGAACATTATTCCGTCCACCGTTGAGTTGGGCGGCAAATCGCCGAACATCTTCTTCGCCGACATCATGAAAGCCGAACCGTCGTTCATCGAGAAAGCCGCCGAAGGCCTGGTGCTGGCGTTCTTCAACCAGGGCGAGGTGTGCACCTGCCCATCCCGCGCGCTGGTGGAAGAGTCGATCTACGACGAGTTCATGAAAGTGGTGATGAAAAAGGTCGAGCAGATCAAACGCGGCGACCCGCTGGACACTGACACCATGGTCGGCGCCCAAGCCTCCGAGCAACAGTTCGACAAGATCCTGTCCTACCTGGAAATCGCCAAGGGCGAAGGCGCGCAACTGCTCACCGGCGGCAAAGTGGAAAAACTCACCGGCGACATGGCGGGCGGTTATTACATCCAGCCAACCCTGCTCAAGGGCACCAACGAAATGCGCGTGTTCCAGGAAGAGATCTTCGGCCCGGTGGTGAGCATCACCACGTTCAAGGACGAAGCCGAAGCCCTGGCGATTGCCAACGACACCGAGTTCGGCCTGGGCGCCGGCGTGTGGACCCGCGACATCAACCGCGCCTACCGCATGGGCCGGGCGATCAAAGCGGGCCGCGTATGGACCAACTGCTACCACCTGTACCCGGCGCATGCCGCGTTTGGTGGTTACAAGAAGTCCGGCGTGGGCCGTGAGACCCACAAAATGATGTTGGACCACTACCAGCAGACCAAGAACTTGCTGGTGAGCTACGACATTAATCCGCTGGGCTTCTTCTAA